The DNA segment CTCAATTAATGCAGAAAGCTGAATTTCATTTATGATATGATCCAATCACCACTCAGGCGCATCAAAGGTCTCAGGGCATATGTGCTCGGCGGATTGCTTGCCTTTATCACCCTCATTCACTACCTTGTGGGCGGCGCCCGGGCGGGCTTGCTGCACAGCCTTCTCGGCCATATGTATATCGTACCGATCATCCTTGGAGCCTATTGGTACGGCATGAAGGGCGGGGCAAGTGTTTCCCTCGCCTCGGCGGTCCTGTTCTCACCGCACCTGTTCCTGCACTGGCATGACCCCTTTCTCGATATCTACAACTATGTTGAGCTGTTCCTCTTTCTTTTGATCGGCGGCGTCACGGGCGTGTTGAGCCAGATGGAGCGAAACCAGCGCATGCGGTATGAAGGGTCTCTCCTGCGGCTGGATGAGTCCCACCGCAAGCTTCGGGAGCAGACGGACATCCTTTTCCAGACCGAGGAACAATTGAGGCGCGCCGACCGGTTGTCCGCTCTCGGCGAACTGTCCGCCGGGATGGCTCATGAAATCCGGAACCCGCTGGGCGCCATCAAGGGCGCGGTTGAGATCCTGAAGGACGATTACCGGCCGGAAGACGCGCGGTACGAGTTCATACAGATATTGCTGAAGGAAACAGACCGGTTGAACCTTATCGTGCAGGAGTTCCTCGGGTTCGCGCGGCCCAAGCAGCCCGATTTTCAGCAGGCTGATCTGAACGAGGCCATCGAGTCCGTGCTCACGCTCACGGCTCAGGAAGCGAAGAAGGCCGGTGTGAACGTTGAAAAATCGCTCGATCAAGCGATCGGAAAGCGCGGCCTCGACGTCAGCATGCTCCGGCAGGCGTTCCTGAACCTGGTCTTGAACGCGATCCAGTCCATGGAAGGCGGCGGTGTTCTGATTGTCGGGAGCAGGCTTCAGGGAGATGCGGTAGAGATAACGATCGCGGACACGGGGGCGGGGATCAGTGAAGAGAACAGGAAAAAGCTCTTCAGCCCCTTTTTTACGACCAAGAAGAACGGCACCGGCCTTGGCCTTGCGATCACCTACCGGATCATCGAGAACCACCGCGGGACGATCCACGTGGCGAGCGAACCGGGGAAGGGCACGACGTTCACGGTGAAAATACCGGTCGCTTAAAACTTTCCGCCACGAAGGCACGAAGACACGAAGAGAGAATTAGAAAAGCAATAATTCTCGTAACTACTCAGCACCTCTGAACCCAGAAGGGTGTTACAACAGATAAAAACCTTTTTATCCGCAGATTTCGCAGATGGACGCAGATTTTAAAAAAAATAAATAAGGTTCGATTTAATCTGTGAAATCTGCGTAATCTGCGGACAATATTTTGACCTGAGTAGTTACTAATTCTCAGCTATTCTTGGCGCCTTGGTGTCTTAGTGGCAAAGAGGTCTTGATTATGAAAAAATCATCAATCCTCCTTATAGACGATGACGACAGTCTGCGCAGGGTCATGGAGTTCAGCCTGACCGAGGCGGGTCACACGGTCCGGACCGCGGCAAGCGGCGAGGACGGGCTGCGGTTGTTCGAGAAAGAGACCTTCGATGCGGTGATCACCGACATCACCATGCCGGGGATGAGCGGAATGGAGGTTTTGGCGAAGGTCCGCCAGCGCGACGCCCACCTCCCCGTGATCGTCATCACGGCATACGGCACGATCGAGAGCGCTGTCGAGGCCATGAAGCAGGGCGCCTTCGATTACATTACCAAGCCGGTGAGCCGCGACGAACTCCGGCTTACGCTTCAGAAGGCCATCAGGATGCGGCGGCTCGAGAAGGAGAACGTGGAACTTCGGGCCGAGGTCACGGACCGGTATCGCTTCGAGAGCATCATCGGCAGCAGCGAGAAGATGAAGGATATCCTGGACCTTGCAGGGCGCGTGGCCGTGAGTGATGCGAACGTGCTGATCACGGGAGAGAGCGGCACGGGCAAGGAACTGCTGGCCAAAGGCGTGCATTTCAACAGCCGGCGGGCTGAGGGGCCCTTTGTTGCCGTGAACTGCGCGGCGATCCCCGAGGCCCTGATCGAGAGCGAGCTTTTCGGCCACGTAAAGGGATCATTCACCGGAGCAGTAAAGGACAAAGAAGGGAAATTCGAGCTCGCCGACGGAGGCACGTTGTTCCTCGATGAGATCGGCGATCTGCGCATCGATCTGCAGGCCAAGATCCTGCGGGCGCTGCAGGAGCGGGAGATCGACCGCGTAGGCGGCGGGAAGTCCGTCTCCGTGGATGTGCGCGTGATCGCGGCGACGAACAAGGACATCGAGCGGGCGGTGAAGGAGGGCGTCTTTCGAGAGGACCTGTACTATCGCTTGAACGTTATCACCCTCTTCATCCCGCCGCTGCGCGAGCGGAAGGAAGACATCCCCTTGCTGGCCAGCTATTTCCTGAAAAAGTTCAATAAGGATGCCGAAGTCCGCATTGATACCGGGGCGCTTGCGGTGCTCACGGCGTACGGCTGGCCCGGCAATGTGCGCGAGCTTCAGAACGTGATCGAACGGGCATCGGTGCTCAAGAGGGGAGCGTTCATAACGCGGGATGAGCTGCCGGAGAAACTGAAGAAGGAAAAACCGGGTGTGGAGGAAATTGTTCTCAATTTACCGGAAGGGGGCATATCGCTTGAGGACCTGGAAAAAAGCCTTATCATCAAAGCGCTTGATAAACACAAAGGGAATCAGACCCGTGCCGCTGAATATCTCAGGATCACCCGGCCGACGCTCATCTACCGGATGGAAAAATTCGGACTGAAATAAAAGATGATAAAATCGTATAACGTCTTGTCTCGCACGAAGCCACGAAGTCACAAAGAGAAAAAGCCCTTCGTTATGAATGGGATTTTCTGCGTGGTCTTTGCGTCTCCGGGTAAAAATTTATTTTACGACATCATCAAGAATGCCAGACGCGCAAAAATAACTTTTCCGGACCGCCGGATTCGTGTAGAATATCTTACGCACCAAGAGTAATTTTATTACCGAAGGAGGAACGCATGGCAATTTCAACACTCAAGATACAGGGCATGACCTGCAATCACTGCGTGATGCGGGTGGCAAAGGCGCTCAAGGCGCTTCCCGGAGTGCAGGACGCGCGGGTAGATCTGCAGAAAGGCGAGGCTGTGGTGACCTATGACGATGCCACGATCAAGCCGGAAAAGCTTTCCTTTGCCATAGTCGATGCCGGGTATAAGGTCGTTTAACGGACTGCGGGATACGCTTGTACTGTTTTCACGGGAGCCGGAACAGGAGTGGACGGCACTGAAGGAGTTAAACGAGGTCGGAAGCGCGGAAATTTTCTTTCCGCCTGGACGGGAATTTGAATCTTACGTTGACAGAGGCAATTGATGGACGAAAACACCCGATGGAAAATCATAATCGCAAAAAGGTTCAAACGGCAGCTTCCCCTGGATATTGAATACTGTTCACCGATTTCCATTCGAGCCATACTCCTCGATGTTCGCACACCCGCCCATATCCTTGACCGCATTGCCCAGGCGTATTGCGATGATCAGGAGGTGATGCACGATCTTGTCCTCTGCCCGAACCTTGACGAGACCACGCTCGCCTTCATTGCCCTGACCTCCTCGGATGAGATCAGAAGTTTCATTGCGGGCACCCGCGTCATGGAGGTGGTGTTCGGGGACGCCGCAACGGAAGAAAAGACGGAACCGGTAAAGGAAAAGAAAAAGCTGAATGTCATGCAGGTGATTCAGCGAATGAACATGTCGCAGAAGATAAAACTGGCCATGTCCGGCGCCAAGGAAGCGCGCGGTTTGCTGATCCGGGAGTCGAGCAAGATAATCGCGATGGGGGTGCTGTCAAATCCGAAACTCACCATCGGCGAGGTCGAGTTCTTTGCCAAGTCAACGAACCTGAGCGAGGATGTTATCCGCAAGATCGGGACCAACGCCGAATGGACGAGAAAACCTGCGGTTATCTCAGCTCTCGTGAACAACCCCAAGACCCCGGTCGGCATCTCGCTCGGGTTTATCCCGCGGATGTCGATGCGGGAACTCGGCATTCTCGAAATGAGCCGCAATATTCCCGAGGCGGTACGCTCCACGGCGAGGAACCTGATTGTCAAGAAAAAGCTGGGCAAGGCATAGCCAGTCACCATCACTCCCTTCGAAGAGCCGGAGTCCCTCATGTTTCACGATCCCTCGGTCAAGGAGAACGGAAATTATATGAAGCGTTCGATTTTTCTTGTGCTGTTGGCGGTTACGCTTTTCACCGGGTGTACCCGGGCCAGGACCCTCCAGAAGACCGAGACGATCATGGGCACGGACGTCACGATCACCGTCATAGCACGATCACGTGAAGAGGCCGAGGCCGCCATTGACGCGGGAATGGCGGAGCTGCGACGGCTTGATGCCATGATGTCGCTCTACAAGGACGCGAGCGAGATCACGAAGGTGAACCTTGCTGCCGGGAAGGGTCCCGTACACGTATCACCGGAGATGATCGAGGTCGTTGAACATGCAGCGGAGATATCAAAAATCTCAGACGGCGTATTTGATGTCACCATCGGCCCCCTGGTCGTCCTGTGGCAGATGCGGCTCAAGGAGGGCAAGATCCCTGCGGATGACGAGATCTCCAGGATCCGTCCCCTCGTGAACTACCGGAATATCGTCGTTGACAGAAAGGCTTCAACGATCTTTCTTAAAAAAACCGGCATGATCATGGACTTCGGGGGCATGAAGGGATATATGGCGGACCGGGTCGCTGATCTCTTCAGGGAACGGGGCATCGAGAACGCCGTTATTGCGGTGGCCGGCGATATCTGGGTATTGGGCCACCGGGAGGACGGTTCACCCTGGAGGATCGGCGTGCAGCATCCGCGGGAGCAAGACAAGACCCTGACCGTTCTGGAGCTCAGCGACAAATATGTTTCCACGTCCGGTGATTATGAACGGTTCGTCATCACAGAAAAAAAGCGCTATCATCATATCATCGACCCCCGGACCGGGAAGCCGTCAAGGGGCGTTATTTCCGTGACCCTTGTCGGGGATAAGGGGGCGTTCATCGACCCACTCACCAAGATCCCGTTCATTCTCGGCCCTGGGGAGGGCATGAAGATCGTGCGGAAGTTCGGGGCCGAGGCGATCATTGTGGACGAGCAGGGGAAGGTATTCATGACCGACGGGATCAACAACCTGATGGACCGGCCGAAGCGCTGAAAATCGGCTTGAAATTTTCTGTTCATACATGATCTGGCAATGAAGGATTATTCAGTGTTGGTTGCAAAAGGTAAAGCGATTTCTTTTTTTACCATAATAAACAGTTTCACCTGACAGGCACTCTCGCCTTGAGAATTATTCACCACGAAGCGTCCCGTACCATCAATCAGTATCGATATTATTGCAAGGCCCGCTTGAGTGCGCAAAGAAGCAAAGGTGTCCAAAGCAGGAATACTGATACCTTTGACCGAGAGCATAAAGGCGCAATAAGCATATTATGTATTGTAATAGTTAGAGATTGACTGAGTCGAATCTGTATACTAATATCTGCAAACTTGCATAAATAAAAATATCACAAAAAAACAATTATGATATACTTGACACTATCCTGATGCGGTCCAGATGAATTTTTGTTTGCCATGTTGTGCCTTTGCCGATATTGAGCAAGCATGGAAGCAAGGGCATCGGCGAGGCAATCGGGGAATTCAAGAAGGTGATCACGGGATGGAAAGAGAATTTGCAGGCATGATTCTCATTGCGACATTAATATGGGTAAATTTGCTCATTCAGGAGGTGAAAGAATGAAAAGGATCGTTGGGTTTGGTTTGATCGTGGTGCTGGTTGCCGCATCAGCTGGCTGGGCGGCGGTAGCGGTCGGCGGAGGCAGTATCGTGTACAAGGTGAAACATGTTGGTGACGTGACGTTCAGCCACGACAGTCACGTGACCGACTTTGGGCTCAAATGCGAGGATTGCCATCCGGCGGTTTTCCCGATGGAAAAACAGAAAGAAGGCAAAAGGCGCTCGATGGTGGAGATGAGGGCAAAAAAGGCCTGCGGGGTCTGCCACAATGGCAAGAACGCGTTCGATGTGGGCGGCAACTGCTATATTTGTCATAAGAAATAATTCGGCGAATACGCGATTCAAAACGCATAGAAGGGGGAATTCATATGAAAATGACCATCCTGCTGCTTCTCCTGCTCCTGATCACCGTTCCCGTGGCCTCTGCGCGGATCGGCGGTGGCGATATTACGTATGAGGTCAAGCACATTGGCAAGGTAACATTCCACCACGACACCCATGTTGAAACGATGGGATTCAACTGCACAGAATGCCATCCATCCATTTTTGAGTCCAAGGAAAAGCACAAGAGCCTGCAAATGTCGCACAAGCGACAGGCCCAGTCCTGTGGAACCTGCCACAACGGCAAGCAGGCCTTTGATCTGAAGTCGAACTGCTATGTATGCCACATCAAGGAGGTAAAATAAATGTTCGAAGGCAGAGATGAAATAACCGTCATTCAGGATGATATCAGACGGGCAATGGCGAACCCCAATGCGAAGTGGGCCATGCTGATCGACCTTCGGCGCTGTACTTCCTGCAAGGCATGCACCGCGGGTTGCGTGGCCGAGCAGAAGAGCCCACCGGGAGTTATGTACCGGCCTGTGTACGAGGAGGAAACCGGTAAATTCCCGAACGTAAAGCGCAGGTTTACGCCACGGCCGTGCCTCCAGTGCGATGAGCCTCCCTGCGTCGAGGCCTGCCCAAACAAGGGTGAGAACAAAGCCACCTGGAAGGGGAAGAACGGCATCGTGATGATCAACTACGAGAAGTGCATCGGCTGCGGCCGGTGCGTTATTGCCTGCCCCTACAAATCGCGGACACTTGACGAGGGATATTTTTATACGGAAGGAACCCCGGTTGTTCAGGAATATGAAAAAGCCCCCACCTGGGAGTACGGCAGAAAATGGCCGCGCCAGAAGCTCCATATCCCCATCAGGACTGTCCGGAAGTGCCATTTTTGCTACCACCGCTTGAAGAACGGAATGGTGCCCATGTGCGTCAGCACGTGTATTTGCCGGGCCAACTTCTTTGGCGATGCCACGGACAAGGACAGCCTGATTTACAAGATGATCAAGAGCAACAAGGTCAGCGTACTGACTGCGGTGAAAACTCCCGGTGAAGTGAAGCTGACCAATGCGGCTCTCAAGAGCAAGAGCCCCGGCTCGATCGCCGACGCGATCGGCTATCCGGGCAGCATTCCCGTGTTCGCCGATTCATCCAAGACCAAGCCGAGAGTCTATTACATACTGCCATAGGGGGTGAGGAGAATGAAAGTTGAAGAAAAGGAAATGAAAAAAGGAATTACGCGGCGGGAT comes from the Nitrospirota bacterium genome and includes:
- a CDS encoding ATP-binding protein, whose protein sequence is MIQSPLRRIKGLRAYVLGGLLAFITLIHYLVGGARAGLLHSLLGHMYIVPIILGAYWYGMKGGASVSLASAVLFSPHLFLHWHDPFLDIYNYVELFLFLLIGGVTGVLSQMERNQRMRYEGSLLRLDESHRKLREQTDILFQTEEQLRRADRLSALGELSAGMAHEIRNPLGAIKGAVEILKDDYRPEDARYEFIQILLKETDRLNLIVQEFLGFARPKQPDFQQADLNEAIESVLTLTAQEAKKAGVNVEKSLDQAIGKRGLDVSMLRQAFLNLVLNAIQSMEGGGVLIVGSRLQGDAVEITIADTGAGISEENRKKLFSPFFTTKKNGTGLGLAITYRIIENHRGTIHVASEPGKGTTFTVKIPVA
- a CDS encoding sigma-54 dependent transcriptional regulator; translation: MKKSSILLIDDDDSLRRVMEFSLTEAGHTVRTAASGEDGLRLFEKETFDAVITDITMPGMSGMEVLAKVRQRDAHLPVIVITAYGTIESAVEAMKQGAFDYITKPVSRDELRLTLQKAIRMRRLEKENVELRAEVTDRYRFESIIGSSEKMKDILDLAGRVAVSDANVLITGESGTGKELLAKGVHFNSRRAEGPFVAVNCAAIPEALIESELFGHVKGSFTGAVKDKEGKFELADGGTLFLDEIGDLRIDLQAKILRALQEREIDRVGGGKSVSVDVRVIAATNKDIERAVKEGVFREDLYYRLNVITLFIPPLRERKEDIPLLASYFLKKFNKDAEVRIDTGALAVLTAYGWPGNVRELQNVIERASVLKRGAFITRDELPEKLKKEKPGVEEIVLNLPEGGISLEDLEKSLIIKALDKHKGNQTRAAEYLRITRPTLIYRMEKFGLK
- a CDS encoding cation transporter, whose product is MAISTLKIQGMTCNHCVMRVAKALKALPGVQDARVDLQKGEAVVTYDDATIKPEKLSFAIVDAGYKVV
- a CDS encoding FAD:protein FMN transferase, coding for MFHDPSVKENGNYMKRSIFLVLLAVTLFTGCTRARTLQKTETIMGTDVTITVIARSREEAEAAIDAGMAELRRLDAMMSLYKDASEITKVNLAAGKGPVHVSPEMIEVVEHAAEISKISDGVFDVTIGPLVVLWQMRLKEGKIPADDEISRIRPLVNYRNIVVDRKASTIFLKKTGMIMDFGGMKGYMADRVADLFRERGIENAVIAVAGDIWVLGHREDGSPWRIGVQHPREQDKTLTVLELSDKYVSTSGDYERFVITEKKRYHHIIDPRTGKPSRGVISVTLVGDKGAFIDPLTKIPFILGPGEGMKIVRKFGAEAIIVDEQGKVFMTDGINNLMDRPKR
- a CDS encoding cytochrome c3 family protein; the protein is MKRIVGFGLIVVLVAASAGWAAVAVGGGSIVYKVKHVGDVTFSHDSHVTDFGLKCEDCHPAVFPMEKQKEGKRRSMVEMRAKKACGVCHNGKNAFDVGGNCYICHKK
- a CDS encoding 4Fe-4S dicluster domain-containing protein produces the protein MFEGRDEITVIQDDIRRAMANPNAKWAMLIDLRRCTSCKACTAGCVAEQKSPPGVMYRPVYEEETGKFPNVKRRFTPRPCLQCDEPPCVEACPNKGENKATWKGKNGIVMINYEKCIGCGRCVIACPYKSRTLDEGYFYTEGTPVVQEYEKAPTWEYGRKWPRQKLHIPIRTVRKCHFCYHRLKNGMVPMCVSTCICRANFFGDATDKDSLIYKMIKSNKVSVLTAVKTPGEVKLTNAALKSKSPGSIADAIGYPGSIPVFADSSKTKPRVYYILP